In Plasmodium cynomolgi strain B DNA, scaffold: 0406, whole genome shotgun sequence, the genomic window TTATAAGATATTTAAAAGAACTTATTTTACAAATCAATACTTAACAAAATTCATATATTGATGCAAACAAGTAATCTaaaattttctacatattTATGGTTTCTTACTTTTATAttatgtgtaaatatataaaatttcacATACATTATTGATTAGCTaattaatacatataataaccGAAGTTTATTTTAGTGGAACAATGGCTACTATTGAATGGgtaattttccattttactaaatgcatttttcatatgttATTATGTaagcattatatatatgtgtttgtaagaaaaaataaaattagctCATAGAAGAAACTGTTTGGTTATTAATatgatgcttttttttcacttaatCTTAGGATGAAAAATTACATGGTTTTCCTGCttatgcaaaatataatgaattcAATAGTAAGGATGTTATGCATGAATCGAATGAAttctgtgaaaaaaaatggattcagGATGAGAAAGCTAAAAAATTCTGTAGACAAGCAGTATCAATTTTAAGAGGCATAcatgaaaattacaattaCAGAAACCGTAATGATGAATGCGTTTATTTCCAACATTGGTTCAGTGATCAGGTTAGGAGATATTATAGTAACAATGATAAGTATTTTAGTAATTATGATCTTTCTAATTATCTTTTTGATGCaataaacaattttaattattataatatgacagataaaaattatagatgCTATGCTTCCCGTAATGCGAGAAGTGTTAAGGTCGAGAAAGATTTACACGATTAtttcagaaattttaaaaatattaattgtAAAAACGTAAGTAAGGAAAAATGTAGTATGTATTATGATTATGTGAAGTAtattaatgatatatataaacaacgtataaaaataacatgtgTTGTTACTCATTTGGTGATTCTGTGAAGCCTGAATGTTCgcattattttaattgtaaAGATCAATATAATCCCCAATATCTAATGCATAGGTTAGAAAGCGAAATGAAACAAGATGCAGAAAAGGTAGGAACAACATGGAGTGAAGAATCATATCAACCCTATGTCGTTCAAGAGGATAATTATATCAGCAATTATGACATGCCTATATATACAGGCTTTATACCTCAGAATTTTCACACATTGAATGAAAGTTTTTTACGAACACGTAAAATTCACAACGGCCTTATAATTGCTGGAATGATAGGAATATTTCTCggtttattattttacattagAGTAAGCAcaattacatataaatatatgaattgtTCATAACGTCATATATATGttcacacatatatatgtataattataatgtaaataataCACTTAACATctcttaaatttttttttgtttaacagTCACATTCTGACAAGCtatggagaaaaagaagaagagcgGAAAATATGGATAGTTATATGAGTGATATTGATTCAAATTACTCAAGCGCAACATCAGAGACTGATTCAGAATACACCCCTTCAAATTCGGGAGATA contains:
- a CDS encoding hypothetical protein (putative), which translates into the protein MATIEWDEKLHGFPAYAKYNEFNSKDVMHESNEFCEKKWIQDEKAKKFCRQAVSILRGIHENYNYRNRNDECVYFQHWFSDQVRRYYSNNDKYFSNYDLSNYLFDAINNFNYYNMTDKNYRCYASRNARSVKVEKDLHDYFRNFKNINCKNVSKEKCSMYYDYVKYINDIYKQRIKITCVVTHL